One Spiribacter halobius DNA segment encodes these proteins:
- a CDS encoding CocE/NonD family hydrolase has translation MANALTAADGVRIIEHTLIPMSDGTRLAARIWLPENAEQVPVPAILEYIPYRKRDFTRARDETLHRWFAAHGYAGVRVDLRGSGDSEGVLTDEYLQQELDDGVEVIAWLAEQAWCDGSVGMIGISWGGFNGLQIAALQPPALKAVVSVCSTDDRYADDVHYMGGCLLGDNLSWASVMFAFNSLPPDPKLAGDRWRELWWQRLERSGLWLEHWLAHPHRDEYWRHGSICEDYSAVRCPVMAVSGWADGYTDAVFRLLANLEVPRQGLVGPWSHKYPHQGVPGPAIGFQQELLRWWDQWLKGRDTGIMEEPMLRAWMQDSAEPSTQYRHRPGRWVAEDAWPSPNVSMRRFHPAPGGHLAAQAVAAGGVDLADFTIQSPLSVGFFAGKWCSYSAGPDLPYDQREEDGGALVFDTEPLAEPLELLGAPTLTLTFSANRPVAQAAVRLSDVAPDGKATRATYGLLNLTHRDGHAHPEPIEPGQRYQVTIKLNDLGQVFPAGHRLRLALSTSYWPLAWPPPEPVRLTLHPEATWLDVPERQRRARDTAVRFAAPAFPEPTRITTLRPGEHRWMVHRDLGTNASTLEVVKDEGRFRIEDVDLEITDDTREYYSYTGDDFSSIGGEVISIRELRRSGWAVHTRTRTVLTSDPEHFHIHAELDAYEDGRRVFSRNWLRSIPRRSV, from the coding sequence ATGGCAAACGCCCTGACGGCTGCGGACGGCGTCCGCATCATCGAGCACACGCTGATCCCCATGTCGGATGGCACGCGGCTCGCCGCGCGCATCTGGCTGCCGGAGAACGCCGAGCAGGTGCCGGTGCCGGCCATCCTGGAGTACATCCCCTACCGCAAGCGGGATTTCACCCGGGCCCGGGATGAGACCCTGCACCGCTGGTTTGCCGCCCACGGCTATGCCGGCGTGCGGGTCGACCTGCGCGGCAGCGGCGACTCCGAAGGGGTGCTCACCGACGAGTACCTGCAACAGGAGCTGGACGACGGCGTCGAGGTCATCGCCTGGCTCGCCGAGCAGGCCTGGTGCGACGGCAGCGTCGGCATGATCGGAATCTCCTGGGGCGGCTTCAACGGCCTGCAGATTGCGGCCCTGCAGCCCCCGGCGCTGAAGGCGGTGGTCAGCGTCTGCTCCACGGACGACCGCTACGCCGACGACGTCCACTACATGGGTGGCTGCCTGCTCGGCGACAACCTGTCGTGGGCCTCGGTGATGTTCGCCTTCAACTCCCTGCCGCCGGATCCGAAGCTCGCCGGCGACCGCTGGCGGGAGCTCTGGTGGCAGCGTCTCGAGCGCAGCGGCCTCTGGCTCGAGCACTGGCTGGCGCACCCGCACCGGGACGAGTACTGGCGCCACGGCTCGATCTGCGAGGACTACAGCGCCGTGCGCTGTCCGGTAATGGCGGTGAGCGGCTGGGCGGACGGCTACACCGACGCGGTGTTCCGCCTGCTCGCCAACCTGGAAGTGCCGCGGCAGGGGCTGGTCGGCCCCTGGAGCCACAAGTATCCGCACCAGGGCGTGCCCGGGCCCGCCATCGGCTTCCAGCAGGAGCTGCTGCGCTGGTGGGACCAGTGGCTGAAGGGCCGGGACACGGGGATCATGGAGGAGCCCATGCTGCGCGCCTGGATGCAGGACAGCGCCGAGCCCTCCACCCAGTACCGCCATCGCCCGGGCCGCTGGGTCGCGGAGGACGCCTGGCCGTCGCCCAACGTCAGCATGCGCCGCTTCCATCCCGCCCCCGGGGGGCACCTGGCAGCCCAGGCGGTGGCGGCGGGCGGCGTCGATCTGGCCGACTTCACCATCCAGTCACCGCTGAGCGTGGGCTTCTTCGCGGGCAAGTGGTGCAGCTACAGCGCCGGACCGGACCTGCCCTATGACCAGCGCGAAGAGGACGGTGGCGCGCTGGTGTTCGATACCGAGCCGCTGGCGGAACCGCTGGAGCTGCTCGGTGCGCCGACCCTGACCCTGACGTTCTCCGCCAACCGGCCGGTGGCCCAGGCCGCCGTCCGACTGTCGGATGTCGCTCCGGATGGCAAGGCGACGCGCGCCACCTATGGCCTGCTCAACCTGACTCACCGCGATGGCCACGCGCACCCGGAGCCCATCGAGCCGGGGCAGCGCTATCAGGTGACGATCAAGCTGAACGACCTGGGCCAGGTCTTCCCCGCCGGCCACAGGCTGCGGCTTGCCCTGTCCACGTCCTACTGGCCGCTGGCCTGGCCGCCGCCGGAGCCGGTGCGGCTCACCTTGCACCCGGAGGCCACCTGGCTCGACGTACCGGAGCGCCAGCGCCGGGCCCGGGACACGGCGGTGCGGTTCGCCGCCCCGGCCTTCCCGGAGCCCACCCGCATCACCACGCTCCGCCCCGGCGAGCACCGCTGGATGGTGCATCGGGATCTCGGCACCAACGCCTCCACGCTCGAGGTGGTAAAGGACGAGGGCCGGTTCCGGATCGAGGACGTGGACCTGGAGATCACCGACGATACCCGGGAGTATTACAGCTACACGGGTGACGACTTCAGCTCCATCGGCGGCGAGGTGATCTCGATCCGTGAGCTGCGCCGCAGCGGCTGGGCGGTCCATACGCGTACCCGCACCGTGCTCACCTCGGACCCGGAGCACTTCCACATCCACGCCGAGCTGGACGCCTACGAGGACGGCCGCCGGGTGTTCTCGCGCAACTGGCTGCGCAGCATTCCCCGGCGTAGCGTTTAG
- a CDS encoding MATE family efflux transporter, which yields MNTWLQRLREDVRPQLHLALPIMGAQLSQTGMAVVDTMMTGHYDAADLAAVSVGSSLWLPVYLLIAGTLLAITPRVAHADGAGDPGRLRGYLGSALVLAALLGVAGAVLLLAAGALLPALGVPMEIAGLATRYLAGVALGFPALAIYHVFRAVSEGLQRTRAVLWVGLIALALNIPANALLIFGAGPVPALGAFGCGLATALAFWAMALAMAAYVIASPACAAVGRFWQGIAPAWSHARDVLVIGLPIGLAIFFEVTLFAAIAVLVAGFGETVVAAHQIALNYASLTFMLPLGLALALTVRVGYARGRGTPELARRWAASGMVLAVITGLLLALLMLLTAGVVVRLYTPDPAIRELAASLILLAAVFQLSDTLQVNAGNALRGYEDTRAIMLITLPAYWIVGLGSGVLLAHGIGPLPALGVHGFWIGLLVGLSTAAGLLGARLRWIAHRACGEAAAGQTASRSVTAA from the coding sequence ATGAACACCTGGCTGCAGCGCCTGCGCGAGGATGTGCGTCCCCAGCTGCACCTGGCGCTGCCGATCATGGGGGCGCAGCTCTCCCAGACCGGCATGGCGGTGGTGGATACCATGATGACCGGGCACTACGACGCCGCCGATCTCGCCGCGGTGTCGGTGGGCAGCTCCCTGTGGCTGCCCGTCTACCTGCTGATCGCCGGCACCCTGCTCGCCATCACCCCGCGCGTGGCTCACGCCGACGGGGCCGGTGATCCCGGGCGGCTGCGGGGATATCTCGGCAGCGCGCTGGTGCTGGCGGCGTTGCTCGGCGTCGCCGGCGCCGTCCTGCTGCTCGCCGCCGGCGCCCTGCTGCCCGCCCTCGGCGTGCCCATGGAGATCGCCGGCCTCGCCACGCGCTATCTCGCCGGGGTGGCTCTCGGATTCCCGGCGCTCGCGATCTATCACGTGTTTCGCGCCGTGAGCGAGGGGCTGCAGCGCACGCGGGCGGTGCTGTGGGTCGGGCTCATTGCCCTCGCCCTGAACATCCCCGCCAACGCGCTGCTGATCTTCGGTGCCGGACCCGTGCCGGCGCTTGGCGCATTCGGCTGCGGCCTTGCCACCGCCCTGGCCTTCTGGGCGATGGCCCTGGCGATGGCCGCCTACGTCATCGCGAGCCCCGCCTGCGCCGCCGTCGGGCGCTTCTGGCAGGGCATTGCGCCGGCCTGGTCCCACGCCCGGGACGTCCTCGTCATCGGCCTGCCCATCGGGCTCGCGATCTTCTTCGAGGTCACCCTGTTCGCGGCCATCGCCGTGCTCGTCGCGGGCTTCGGCGAGACGGTGGTGGCCGCGCACCAAATCGCGCTGAACTACGCCTCGCTTACCTTCATGCTGCCCCTCGGCCTCGCCCTCGCCCTGACGGTGCGCGTGGGCTATGCCCGCGGCCGGGGTACGCCCGAGCTGGCCCGGCGCTGGGCGGCCAGCGGCATGGTGCTCGCCGTGATCACGGGCCTGCTGCTGGCACTGCTGATGCTGCTGACCGCCGGCGTGGTGGTGCGGCTGTACACACCGGACCCGGCCATCCGCGAGCTGGCGGCCTCGCTGATCCTGCTCGCGGCGGTGTTCCAGCTCTCGGACACGCTCCAGGTCAACGCCGGCAACGCCCTGCGCGGCTATGAGGACACCCGCGCCATCATGCTCATTACGCTGCCCGCTTACTGGATCGTCGGGCTCGGCAGCGGCGTGCTCCTCGCCCACGGCATCGGGCCGCTGCCGGCACTCGGCGTGCACGGCTTCTGGATCGGCCTGCTGGTAGGCCTCAGCACCGCCGCCGGGCTGCTCGGCGCGCGACTGCGCTGGATCGCGCACCGGGCCTGCGGCGAGGCCGCCGCCGGCCAGACGGCAAGCCGATCCGTTACGGCGGCATGA
- a CDS encoding PQQ-dependent sugar dehydrogenase, giving the protein MIRIQPICALSLAAVLAGGAGSVAAQTLDPNIERLQEFKTTGTDLEIETVTQSEERAANIRRILEEINLPPGFEIDLYAIVPDARHMAVGNNVGVVYVGTRKTRVYAVTDRDKDRVADEVKVFAPSVEMQVPNGVCFSRDGFLYVAEHNRVLVFPAAEFFYESPDVAIGVVADQLVPEEEESFNHGARTCDIGPDNKLYITLGQPYNVPPKEKLELYDELGIGGIIRMNRDGSEREVYARGVRNSVGQDFNPANGELWFTDNQVDGMGDNIPPGEINRATGPGQHFGFPWYGGGDVRTNEYKDSEPPADVVFPEVETVAHAADLGMTFYTGRQFPEKYRGGIFNAQHGSWNRTEPIGARVMFTSVNEDGSAGDHEVFADGWLDEETGEYLGRPVDVVQFLDGSILVSDDLTGAVYRIAYTGVEE; this is encoded by the coding sequence ATGATCCGCATACAGCCCATCTGTGCGCTGTCGCTGGCGGCCGTGCTGGCCGGCGGGGCGGGCAGTGTTGCCGCCCAGACCCTCGACCCGAATATCGAGCGCCTGCAGGAATTCAAGACCACCGGTACCGACCTCGAGATCGAGACGGTGACCCAGTCCGAGGAACGGGCCGCCAACATCCGCCGCATCCTCGAGGAAATCAACCTTCCGCCCGGGTTCGAGATCGACCTCTACGCCATCGTTCCCGATGCCCGGCACATGGCCGTGGGCAACAACGTCGGCGTGGTCTATGTGGGCACCCGGAAGACCCGCGTCTACGCCGTCACCGACCGGGACAAGGACCGCGTCGCCGACGAGGTCAAGGTTTTCGCGCCCTCGGTGGAGATGCAGGTGCCGAACGGCGTGTGCTTCTCCCGGGACGGCTTCCTCTACGTGGCAGAGCACAACCGCGTGCTGGTGTTCCCTGCGGCCGAGTTCTTCTACGAGAGCCCGGATGTCGCCATCGGCGTCGTGGCCGATCAGCTCGTCCCCGAGGAGGAGGAGTCGTTCAACCACGGTGCACGCACCTGCGACATCGGGCCCGACAACAAGCTCTACATCACCCTCGGCCAGCCCTACAACGTGCCGCCGAAGGAGAAGCTGGAGCTCTACGACGAGCTCGGCATCGGCGGGATCATCCGCATGAACCGCGACGGCAGCGAGCGCGAGGTGTACGCCCGCGGCGTGCGCAACTCCGTGGGCCAGGACTTCAACCCGGCCAATGGCGAGCTCTGGTTCACCGACAACCAGGTGGACGGCATGGGCGACAACATCCCCCCAGGGGAGATCAACCGCGCCACCGGTCCCGGGCAGCACTTCGGCTTCCCGTGGTACGGGGGTGGAGATGTCCGAACCAACGAGTACAAGGATTCGGAACCGCCGGCGGATGTCGTGTTCCCCGAGGTGGAGACGGTGGCCCACGCCGCGGACCTGGGCATGACCTTCTACACCGGGCGGCAGTTTCCGGAGAAGTACCGTGGCGGCATCTTCAACGCCCAGCATGGCTCCTGGAACCGCACCGAGCCCATCGGTGCCCGGGTGATGTTCACCAGCGTCAACGAGGACGGCAGCGCCGGCGACCACGAGGTCTTCGCCGACGGCTGGCTGGACGAGGAGACGGGTGAGTATCTGGGCCGGCCGGTGGACGTGGTGCAGTTCTTGGATGGCTCCATCCTGGTCTCCGACGACCTCACCGGTGCCGTCTACCGCATCGCCTATACCGGGGTCGAGGAGTAG
- a CDS encoding c-type cytochrome: protein MPWMPRALLACALVLSTPALAGDIAAGREAARQCMACHGLDGLARQPDAGNLAGQTEIYLREQLKAYRSGKRRHPQMNVIAQGLSDEQIEDLAAWYSAIEIEVRMPE from the coding sequence ATGCCTTGGATGCCCCGGGCGCTGCTCGCCTGTGCGCTGGTCCTGAGCACGCCGGCCCTCGCCGGCGACATCGCGGCCGGGCGCGAGGCGGCACGCCAGTGCATGGCCTGCCACGGCCTGGACGGCCTGGCACGGCAGCCCGACGCCGGCAATCTCGCCGGCCAGACCGAGATCTACCTGCGCGAGCAGCTCAAGGCCTACCGCAGCGGCAAACGCCGCCATCCGCAGATGAACGTCATCGCCCAGGGCCTGAGCGACGAGCAGATCGAAGACCTGGCGGCCTGGTACTCCGCCATCGAGATCGAGGTGCGCATGCCGGAGTAG